A single Chitinimonas sp. BJYL2 DNA region contains:
- a CDS encoding TIGR02281 family clan AA aspartic protease — MRTLLALLMSLPLFAAEPVLLATMGNKASVSFGDKPVTMVVGSSREGVKLISVSADAAVFEILGKRKTVALGQSFFAPGGGEGGSVREAVLYDAGGGHFIAQVSINGGGVRGLIDTGATFLSLSSVHAASLGIKPDRRQPVTLSTAQGVRQAWRMKVDLVRIEGIPLYNVDAVITDGNFPAVALVGMSVLSQLHVQHEGDRMKLRKKY; from the coding sequence ATGCGCACTTTGCTTGCCCTGCTGATGAGCCTGCCGCTATTCGCGGCCGAACCGGTGTTGTTGGCCACCATGGGCAACAAGGCCTCGGTCTCGTTTGGTGACAAGCCGGTGACCATGGTGGTCGGCAGCAGCCGCGAGGGCGTGAAGCTGATTTCGGTGAGCGCTGATGCGGCCGTATTCGAGATTCTTGGCAAGCGAAAGACGGTGGCGCTGGGCCAAAGCTTCTTCGCGCCCGGTGGTGGTGAGGGCGGCAGTGTGCGCGAGGCCGTGCTTTACGATGCAGGCGGCGGGCATTTCATCGCCCAGGTCAGCATCAATGGCGGTGGCGTGCGCGGCCTGATTGATACGGGCGCCACCTTCCTGTCGCTATCGTCGGTGCACGCGGCCTCCTTGGGTATCAAACCGGATCGCCGCCAGCCCGTGACGCTGAGCACAGCACAGGGCGTCAGGCAGGCTTGGCGTATGAAGGTTGATCTGGTTCGCATTGAAGGGATTCCGCTCTACAACGTGGACGCGGTCATCACAGACGGTAACTTCCCGGCGGTGGCGCTGGTGGGCATGAGCGTGCTCAGTCAGCTGCATGTCCAGCACGAGGGCGACCGGATGAAACTGAGGAAAAAATACTGA
- a CDS encoding SDR family oxidoreductase, whose product MNILLTGASGLIGTALLARLLEQGHRVRAVCRHPPAQPHPNLQWRAVDLQTHCAVADWVPLLDGVDCVINTAGLFTESPGQSFAALHVAAPLALFTAASEAGIRRILQVSALGADSHAAVDYWRSKGEADARLMALPVDWLIVRPSLVYADHGASSQLFRQLATLPILAVPAGAGPVQPIHLDDLIALLLALIDPAQPGRRIIDAVGAASLPLADYLQALRKGMGMRPARVWSVPAWCCALAVRLAPAHSLLSPQSLHMLRHARAANPQPCAQLLARPLQPAAHFARPHLRGGAVIATWQWLLIASLAFVWLWTVWASWRSSPIGLQLLADAGLPAGWQGPALYAGIGLDFLLGVLTLTHPSRRLWQVQLGLVLAYTVYISLTLPDQWLHPFGPISKNLPILALLGVLIALSPTPSKAR is encoded by the coding sequence ATGAACATCCTGCTCACCGGCGCCAGCGGCCTGATCGGTACCGCCTTGCTGGCGCGGCTGCTGGAACAGGGTCACCGGGTGCGGGCCGTGTGCCGGCACCCGCCAGCCCAGCCCCACCCAAACCTGCAGTGGCGGGCCGTCGACCTGCAGACCCACTGCGCGGTGGCCGATTGGGTACCACTGCTCGATGGCGTCGACTGTGTGATCAACACAGCCGGTCTGTTCACCGAGTCACCAGGGCAATCCTTCGCCGCCCTCCATGTCGCGGCACCGCTGGCGCTGTTTACCGCAGCCAGCGAAGCCGGCATACGCCGCATCCTCCAGGTGTCGGCGCTGGGTGCTGACTCGCACGCCGCTGTGGATTACTGGCGTAGCAAGGGCGAGGCCGACGCCCGCTTGATGGCCCTGCCCGTTGACTGGCTGATCGTACGCCCTTCATTGGTGTACGCCGATCACGGCGCAAGCAGCCAGCTGTTCCGCCAGCTTGCCACCTTGCCCATACTGGCGGTGCCCGCCGGAGCAGGCCCGGTGCAACCGATCCACCTGGATGACCTGATCGCTCTGCTACTCGCGCTTATCGACCCCGCCCAACCCGGCCGGCGGATCATCGATGCGGTGGGCGCAGCGTCTTTACCGCTGGCGGATTACCTGCAAGCCCTACGCAAGGGCATGGGCATGCGACCGGCACGGGTCTGGTCCGTACCCGCTTGGTGTTGCGCGCTCGCCGTCAGACTGGCACCAGCACACAGCCTGCTCAGCCCGCAAAGCCTGCACATGCTGCGCCACGCGCGTGCTGCCAATCCCCAGCCTTGTGCGCAGCTGCTCGCCCGACCGCTGCAGCCCGCCGCCCACTTTGCCCGACCGCACCTGCGCGGCGGCGCCGTGATCGCCACCTGGCAGTGGCTGCTGATCGCCTCGCTGGCCTTTGTATGGTTATGGACGGTCTGGGCATCCTGGCGCTCCAGCCCGATCGGCTTGCAACTGCTGGCAGACGCCGGGCTGCCCGCCGGCTGGCAAGGGCCCGCACTCTACGCCGGCATCGGTCTGGATTTCCTGCTGGGCGTGCTGACACTCACCCACCCGAGCCGACGACTCTGGCAGGTGCAACTGGGCCTCGTGCTCGCCTACACGGTCTATATCAGCCTGACCCTGCCAGACCAGTGGCTGCACCCTTTCGGCCCGATCAGCAAGAACCTGCCTATCCTGGCGCTGCTGGGTGTGCTGATCGCCCTCTCTCCCACCCCCAGCAAGGCACGCTGA
- a CDS encoding serine/threonine-protein kinase, with amino-acid sequence MPPPSNQPLARGYQLLNYTVVKQLSAGGFSIVYLAHDEADQPVAIKEYLPNALVLRNEGDKVMATSAENMALFRHGMKCFFEEGKTLAQIRHPNIVRVVNFFRANDTVYMVMEYERGRTLQKEIQLTDGGVKENMILYVFAHLLNGLREVHLHKMLHLDIKPANIYIRRDGSPVLLDFGSARDALSPSIKNFTPMYTPGFASPEQYGDRDKLGPWSDIYAVGASIFACMSGMAPQAADARQREDKYQSVKKLWAGRYSPRLLELVDWCLALDHLQRPQSVREVQKALVEIASEPLPKPGVLSGYKNKLVQLGKMEIRLGGKGGQK; translated from the coding sequence ATGCCGCCGCCCAGCAACCAACCCCTCGCACGGGGCTATCAACTGCTCAACTACACTGTCGTCAAGCAATTGTCGGCGGGCGGCTTTTCCATCGTTTACCTCGCGCATGACGAGGCCGATCAGCCGGTTGCGATCAAGGAGTACTTGCCTAATGCGCTGGTGCTGCGCAACGAAGGCGACAAGGTCATGGCCACTTCGGCCGAGAACATGGCCTTGTTCCGACATGGCATGAAATGCTTCTTCGAAGAAGGCAAGACGCTGGCGCAGATCCGCCATCCCAATATCGTTCGCGTGGTCAATTTCTTCCGCGCTAACGATACCGTTTACATGGTGATGGAGTACGAGCGCGGCCGTACCCTGCAGAAGGAAATCCAGCTCACCGATGGCGGCGTGAAGGAGAACATGATCCTTTACGTGTTTGCTCACCTGCTCAATGGTCTGCGCGAAGTGCATCTGCACAAGATGCTGCATCTCGATATCAAGCCGGCCAATATCTATATCCGCCGCGATGGCAGCCCGGTGCTGCTGGACTTCGGTTCCGCGCGGGATGCGCTGTCTCCCTCGATCAAGAACTTCACGCCCATGTACACGCCGGGCTTTGCCTCGCCCGAGCAGTATGGCGATCGCGACAAGCTCGGCCCGTGGAGCGATATCTACGCGGTGGGGGCCAGCATCTTTGCCTGCATGAGCGGCATGGCACCGCAGGCGGCGGATGCGCGACAGCGCGAGGACAAATACCAGTCCGTGAAGAAACTCTGGGCCGGGCGCTATTCACCACGCCTGCTGGAGCTGGTGGACTGGTGCCTTGCACTCGATCACCTGCAACGCCCGCAAAGCGTGCGTGAAGTACAGAAAGCGCTGGTAGAGATTGCCAGCGAGCCCCTGCCCAAGCCGGGCGTGCTATCGGGCTACAAGAACAAACTGGTACAGCTGGGCAAGATGGAAATTCGCCTTGGCGGCAAGGGAGGGCAAAAATGA
- a CDS encoding DUF2269 domain-containing protein, whose protein sequence is MEYLLLKWLHILSATLMVGTGFGTAFYLFVTNRSGNVQAIAVVSRWVVRADWWFTTPSVIFQPISGLWMAHLAGWPTSSSSWITVSLALYALAGACWLPVVWLQLRMRDMAQIAARDGTALPARYWRYERIWTALGFPAFGGLMVVYWLMVSKATLY, encoded by the coding sequence ATGGAATATCTCCTGCTCAAGTGGCTGCACATCCTCTCGGCCACCCTCATGGTCGGCACTGGCTTTGGCACGGCTTTCTATCTGTTCGTCACCAACCGCAGCGGCAATGTGCAAGCCATTGCCGTCGTCAGCCGCTGGGTGGTGCGGGCCGACTGGTGGTTCACCACGCCGTCAGTGATCTTCCAGCCGATATCGGGGCTGTGGATGGCGCATCTGGCGGGCTGGCCCACCAGCAGCAGCAGCTGGATCACCGTATCGCTGGCGTTGTATGCACTGGCTGGCGCCTGCTGGCTGCCCGTGGTCTGGCTGCAACTACGCATGCGCGATATGGCCCAGATCGCCGCACGCGATGGCACAGCCCTGCCCGCACGCTACTGGCGTTATGAACGCATCTGGACCGCGCTGGGCTTCCCCGCGTTTGGGGGCTTGATGGTGGTGTACTGGCTGATGGTCAGCAAAGCCACGCTGTACTGA
- the rdgB gene encoding RdgB/HAM1 family non-canonical purine NTP pyrophosphatase produces the protein MKKLVLASNNAGKLKEFGRLLATVDIEVIPQSQLGVSEADEPHATFVENALAKARHAARATGLPALADDSGICVPVLGGAPGVYSARYAGEPKSDANNNAKLIHDLAAHSDKRAFYYAVLVLVRHADDPRPLIAEGRFDGEVIAEARGSEGFGYDPHFWVPALGKTVAELTPDEKNPISHRGRALAALLAKLREDGL, from the coding sequence ATGAAAAAACTCGTCCTCGCCAGCAATAACGCCGGCAAGCTCAAGGAATTCGGCCGCCTGCTGGCCACGGTAGATATCGAAGTCATCCCGCAGAGCCAGCTTGGCGTGAGCGAGGCGGACGAGCCGCACGCGACCTTTGTCGAGAACGCGCTGGCCAAGGCACGCCACGCCGCGCGCGCAACCGGCCTGCCGGCCCTGGCGGACGATTCGGGCATCTGCGTGCCGGTCCTCGGTGGCGCACCGGGCGTGTACTCGGCCCGCTATGCGGGCGAACCCAAGTCCGACGCCAATAACAACGCCAAATTGATCCATGATCTGGCGGCACATAGCGACAAGCGCGCGTTCTATTACGCCGTGCTGGTGCTGGTCCGTCACGCTGACGACCCGCGGCCGCTGATCGCCGAGGGCCGCTTCGATGGTGAAGTGATTGCCGAGGCGCGCGGCAGCGAAGGCTTCGGTTACGACCCGCACTTCTGGGTGCCGGCGCTGGGCAAAACTGTGGCCGAGCTGACGCCTGACGAGAAGAACCCCATCAGCCATCGCGGCCGCGCACTGGCGGCGCTGCTGGCCAAGTTGCGGGAAGACGGACTATGA
- a CDS encoding PP2C family serine/threonine-protein phosphatase: MKFTIYQETRRGARQYNQDRMCYSYSRDSLLMVVADGMGGHLHGEVAAQITVELMAELFQKKARPTIQNPHQFLTDGFNKCHDAILNYAANHSLLETPRTTVVAAIIQDGLGYWAHVGDSRLYHVRAGKVLSRTRDHSKVQQMVDLGQLTPEQAERHPEKNKIYNCLGSIFPPDVETGGKVPLLDGDSVLLCTDGLWGHMESDELAQMLTGYPALYSLPQMLDRAESRGGAHGDNLTGVAINWHEDDDASSNDSLSTNKLADGEITLRLSTLAADKTLKESKEITESDIEAAIREIQDTINKYSK, translated from the coding sequence ATGAAATTCACCATCTATCAGGAAACCCGCCGCGGCGCGCGCCAGTACAACCAGGATCGCATGTGCTACTCCTACAGCCGCGATTCGCTGCTGATGGTGGTGGCCGATGGCATGGGTGGCCATTTGCATGGTGAAGTCGCCGCGCAGATCACCGTGGAGCTGATGGCCGAGCTGTTCCAGAAGAAGGCTCGCCCCACCATCCAGAACCCGCACCAGTTCCTTACCGATGGCTTCAACAAGTGTCACGACGCCATCCTCAACTACGCGGCCAACCACAGCTTGCTGGAAACACCACGCACCACCGTGGTGGCGGCCATCATCCAGGATGGCCTGGGTTACTGGGCGCATGTAGGGGATTCGCGGCTCTACCATGTGCGCGCCGGCAAGGTGCTGAGCCGCACGCGCGATCACTCCAAGGTGCAGCAGATGGTCGATCTGGGTCAGCTCACCCCGGAGCAGGCCGAGCGCCATCCCGAGAAGAACAAGATCTACAACTGCCTGGGCTCGATTTTCCCGCCCGATGTGGAAACCGGCGGCAAGGTGCCGCTGCTCGACGGTGATTCGGTACTGCTGTGTACCGACGGCCTGTGGGGCCATATGGAGAGCGACGAGCTGGCGCAGATGCTGACCGGCTATCCCGCCCTGTACTCGCTGCCCCAGATGCTGGACCGGGCCGAATCACGGGGCGGCGCGCATGGCGATAACCTGACCGGTGTGGCCATCAACTGGCACGAGGACGACGATGCCAGCAGCAACGACAGCCTCTCGACCAACAAGCTCGCCGACGGCGAAATCACCTTGCGCCTGAGCACTCTGGCGGCCGACAAGACGCTCAAGGAAAGCAAGGAAATCACCGAGTCGGATATCGAGGCTGCGATCCGCGAGATTCAGGACACCATCAACAAGTATTCGAAGTAG
- the rph gene encoding ribonuclease PH — translation MRPSGRETQQLRAVRITRQFTRHAEGSVLIEMGDTKVICTASVEESVPPFLKGKGEGWVTAEYGMLPRSTNSRMKREAASGKQSGRTQEIQRLIGRSLRAVVDMKALGERQITIDCDVIQADGGTRCASITGAFVALHDAISGLLREGKLAANPIREHVAAVSVGVVNGQTVLDLDYIEDSGCDTDMNVVMTGSGGFVELQGTAEGTPFSRDEMNALLALAEAGINELVAIQKAALAG, via the coding sequence ATGCGCCCCTCCGGCCGTGAAACCCAGCAGCTCCGCGCTGTCCGCATCACCCGCCAGTTCACCCGTCATGCCGAAGGCTCAGTCCTGATCGAGATGGGTGACACCAAGGTCATCTGCACCGCTTCGGTGGAAGAAAGCGTACCGCCCTTTCTCAAGGGCAAGGGCGAAGGCTGGGTCACCGCCGAATACGGCATGTTGCCGCGTTCCACCAACAGCCGCATGAAGCGCGAAGCCGCCAGCGGCAAGCAGAGCGGCCGTACCCAGGAAATCCAGCGCCTGATCGGCCGCAGCCTGCGCGCCGTGGTCGATATGAAAGCGCTGGGCGAGCGCCAGATCACCATTGATTGCGATGTGATCCAGGCCGACGGCGGCACCCGCTGCGCCAGTATTACCGGCGCGTTCGTGGCGCTGCACGACGCCATCAGCGGTCTGCTGCGCGAGGGCAAGCTGGCGGCCAACCCGATCCGTGAGCATGTGGCTGCGGTGTCGGTCGGCGTCGTCAACGGCCAGACCGTGCTGGATCTCGATTACATCGAAGACAGTGGCTGCGATACCGACATGAATGTGGTGATGACCGGCTCGGGTGGTTTCGTGGAGCTGCAAGGCACGGCCGAGGGCACGCCGTTCAGCCGCGACGAGATGAATGCGCTGCTGGCGCTGGCCGAGGCAGGTATCAATGAGTTGGTCGCGATCCAGAAAGCCGCTCTGGCGGGTTGA
- the hemW gene encoding radical SAM family heme chaperone HemW, whose product MSIPIQQLPAGKPTPALQPVSRSNWGLTALPPLALYIHFPWCVRKCPYCDFNSHEAKGGLDEAGYVEALLRDLEHSLPLFWGRPIHTIFMGGGTPSLFSPEAMDTLLAGIRARVKLLPDAEITLEANPGTVEADKFKGYRAAGINRLSIGIQSFNAEHLKAIGRIHDADEARRAAALAAETFDTFNLDLMFALPGQSIEQALADVDTALSFAPTHLSCYHLTLEPNTWFYRYPPELPDDDTAASMHDAIEARLLAAGFDHYETSAYARPGHRARHNVNYWQFGDYVGIGAGAHGKLSFPDKVIRQARYKQPAAYLKAVAEGNAAQIDEAVDLAELPFEFMLNALRLSDGFPVALFSERTGLPLNTMETALNEAERLGLITRDFREIKPTEQGRRYQNQLLQLFLG is encoded by the coding sequence ATGAGCATCCCGATCCAGCAGCTGCCGGCCGGCAAGCCCACGCCCGCCTTGCAACCGGTCAGCCGCAGCAACTGGGGCCTCACGGCGCTGCCGCCGCTGGCGCTGTATATCCATTTCCCCTGGTGTGTGCGCAAATGCCCTTATTGCGATTTCAACTCGCACGAAGCCAAGGGTGGGCTGGACGAAGCCGGCTATGTGGAAGCGCTGCTGCGCGATCTCGAACACAGCCTGCCGCTGTTCTGGGGCCGGCCCATCCACACGATTTTCATGGGTGGCGGCACACCCAGCCTGTTTTCGCCGGAGGCCATGGACACACTGCTGGCCGGCATCCGCGCGCGTGTCAAACTACTGCCCGATGCCGAGATCACGCTCGAAGCCAACCCGGGCACGGTGGAGGCCGACAAGTTCAAGGGTTACCGTGCCGCCGGCATCAACCGGCTGTCGATCGGGATCCAGAGCTTCAATGCCGAACACCTCAAGGCCATCGGCCGCATCCACGATGCCGACGAAGCACGCCGCGCCGCTGCGCTGGCTGCCGAGACCTTCGATACCTTCAACCTCGACCTGATGTTTGCGCTGCCGGGCCAGAGCATCGAACAGGCCTTAGCTGATGTGGACACCGCACTGAGCTTCGCGCCTACGCACCTGAGCTGCTACCACCTGACGCTGGAACCGAATACCTGGTTCTACCGCTACCCGCCCGAACTGCCCGATGACGACACCGCCGCCAGCATGCACGACGCCATCGAGGCTCGCCTGCTCGCCGCCGGTTTCGACCACTATGAAACCAGCGCCTACGCCCGCCCCGGCCACCGTGCGCGGCATAACGTCAATTACTGGCAGTTTGGCGATTACGTGGGTATCGGTGCCGGCGCGCACGGCAAGCTGAGCTTTCCCGACAAGGTGATCCGTCAGGCGCGCTACAAGCAGCCGGCGGCCTATCTCAAGGCCGTGGCCGAAGGTAACGCCGCGCAGATCGATGAAGCGGTCGACCTGGCTGAGCTGCCGTTTGAATTCATGCTCAACGCGCTACGCCTGAGCGATGGCTTCCCGGTGGCGCTATTCAGTGAACGCACCGGCTTGCCGCTGAACACGATGGAAACTGCACTCAACGAAGCCGAACGCCTTGGCCTGATCACGCGCGACTTCCGCGAGATCAAACCGACCGAGCAGGGGCGGCGTTACCAGAACCAGTTGTTGCAGCTGTTTCTGGGCTGA
- the dusA gene encoding tRNA dihydrouridine(20/20a) synthase DusA, whose translation MSVSPSRRVCLAPMLDWTDRHYRYFLRQITRHTWLYTEMVTTGAIIHGDQRRFLDFSDCEHPVALQLGGSEPTDLATCAKLAADWGYDEVNLNVGCPSERVQNGSFGACLMAEPQLVADCVKAMRDAVSIPVTVKHRIGINEIEHYEYLRDFVGAVAEAGCEVFIVHARNAILKGLSPKENREIPPLKYDYVHRLKRDFPQLEIILNGGLADWNEVDAQLAHVDGVMIGRMAYHDPYQFAEVDARYYGDDSPVRSRAEVAMALKPYIAERMMDGRSLPKHILRHVLGLYQGKPGARSWRRVLSDSKLLAANDIGILDAALAEVENPRHLIQA comes from the coding sequence ATGAGCGTCTCACCTTCCCGCCGCGTGTGTCTGGCCCCGATGCTGGACTGGACCGATCGGCACTACCGCTATTTCCTGCGCCAGATCACGCGCCATACCTGGCTGTACACCGAGATGGTGACGACGGGGGCGATCATCCATGGTGATCAGCGCCGTTTTCTGGATTTTTCGGATTGCGAGCACCCGGTCGCCTTGCAGCTCGGCGGGTCGGAGCCGACCGATCTGGCCACCTGCGCCAAACTGGCGGCCGACTGGGGCTATGACGAGGTCAACCTCAACGTCGGCTGCCCCAGCGAGCGCGTCCAAAACGGCTCCTTCGGCGCCTGCCTGATGGCCGAGCCGCAGCTGGTGGCCGATTGCGTGAAAGCCATGCGCGATGCGGTGAGCATTCCGGTCACGGTCAAGCATCGCATCGGCATCAACGAGATCGAGCATTACGAATACCTGCGCGATTTTGTCGGCGCGGTGGCGGAGGCCGGCTGCGAGGTGTTCATCGTGCACGCCCGCAATGCCATCCTCAAGGGCCTCTCGCCCAAGGAAAACCGAGAGATTCCGCCGCTCAAGTATGACTATGTGCACCGCCTCAAGCGCGATTTCCCGCAGCTGGAAATCATCCTCAATGGCGGTCTGGCCGACTGGAATGAGGTCGATGCCCAACTGGCGCATGTGGATGGCGTGATGATCGGCCGCATGGCATATCACGACCCTTACCAATTCGCCGAAGTGGACGCGCGTTACTACGGTGACGACAGCCCGGTGCGCAGCCGCGCCGAGGTCGCCATGGCGCTCAAGCCCTACATAGCCGAGCGCATGATGGATGGGCGCAGCCTGCCCAAGCATATCCTCCGCCACGTGCTGGGGCTGTACCAGGGCAAGCCGGGTGCGCGGAGCTGGCGGCGAGTGCTCAGCGACAGCAAGCTGCTGGCCGCCAACGATATCGGCATCCTCGACGCGGCGCTGGCCGAGGTCGAAAACCCGCGCCATCTGATCCAGGCCTGA